A genome region from Mycobacterium florentinum includes the following:
- a CDS encoding HNH endonuclease — MLKRARRMLRRAQEFGVKAELVIPEKVFTRDNWICHVCGKKIPLRSRSLHNRTSTHEYDPLSPSIDHIIPHSAGGPHTYDNCATAHRRCNSFKNSELNYVHDDPNRKRRLTRKLPLNVEAVRARLKLQTIPQEVSERGRQLYGLTDDCLIWTGTKPNARGYAAMYLIGGKARLIHRVAYEVIHGEGSAEGLTVDHLCGVPLCCNVNHLEAVSNEENVRRRSLWITHCVNGHKFTEENTYYFHTDGHRRCRQCNRDAYHLKTLGHEFVLDEENAPAKRARCLTCRLERESTPQFCPYGHEYTADNDNDKRDKQGKRVCNQCRRNKHHLEQFNHEFVIDSSNPSLKRQRCLICYNATENATHCPRGHEYTEFTIEYSVDGYRKCAQCRLDLLHYPSYGHNFEMDTSYTGKKRRCLECVKRKQASISTHCKNGHELTPEVTTYHATRGNRICVLCELNRTHVPATGHEFVIDVNHTGQLRRCLTCKQQKAASRTHCANGHKFTPDTTYYHTYTGKPRCVICKMNYKHVPQFGHEYMIYQTANGRRCLTCFEDEQKRARMP; from the coding sequence ATGTTGAAACGCGCCAGGAGGATGCTGCGGCGGGCGCAAGAATTCGGTGTCAAAGCCGAACTCGTTATTCCAGAGAAGGTCTTTACTCGCGATAACTGGATCTGCCACGTATGCGGGAAGAAAATTCCGCTGCGGTCTAGGTCGTTGCATAATCGCACATCCACGCACGAGTACGATCCGCTATCCCCCTCAATTGACCACATTATTCCGCACAGTGCGGGCGGCCCTCATACCTACGACAACTGCGCCACCGCCCACCGTCGATGCAACTCTTTCAAGAATTCCGAACTGAACTATGTTCACGATGATCCCAATCGGAAACGTCGGCTTACGCGCAAACTTCCTCTGAATGTCGAAGCCGTCAGGGCTCGGTTGAAGCTCCAAACCATACCGCAGGAGGTATCAGAACGTGGACGCCAGCTTTATGGACTGACGGACGATTGCCTGATCTGGACGGGGACCAAACCAAACGCCAGGGGCTATGCCGCCATGTATTTGATTGGCGGGAAGGCTCGACTTATTCATAGGGTGGCCTATGAGGTAATTCATGGTGAGGGATCGGCCGAAGGCCTCACAGTCGATCATCTGTGTGGCGTTCCACTGTGCTGCAATGTCAACCACTTGGAGGCGGTGTCGAACGAAGAGAACGTGAGGCGAAGATCACTCTGGATCACTCATTGCGTCAATGGCCATAAATTCACCGAAGAGAACACATACTATTTTCACACGGACGGCCATCGGCGTTGCCGTCAATGCAACCGGGACGCCTACCATCTAAAAACGCTCGGCCACGAATTCGTACTAGACGAGGAGAACGCACCCGCCAAGCGGGCACGCTGTCTAACCTGCCGGCTGGAGAGGGAATCCACACCACAGTTCTGCCCCTATGGTCACGAATACACGGCGGACAATGATAACGACAAGCGCGATAAACAAGGCAAGCGAGTCTGCAATCAGTGCCGCCGCAACAAGCATCATCTTGAGCAATTCAACCACGAGTTCGTAATTGACAGCTCAAACCCAAGCCTGAAGCGGCAGCGGTGCTTGATCTGTTACAACGCCACCGAGAACGCCACACACTGTCCCCGCGGCCACGAGTATACAGAATTCACGATTGAGTACTCCGTGGATGGCTATCGTAAATGCGCGCAGTGTCGACTCGACCTTCTGCATTACCCCAGCTATGGGCATAATTTCGAGATGGATACCAGCTACACCGGAAAGAAGCGCCGGTGTCTTGAATGCGTGAAGAGAAAGCAGGCGTCAATATCAACCCACTGCAAAAATGGGCATGAATTGACCCCTGAAGTCACGACTTATCACGCCACGCGAGGAAATCGTATTTGCGTTCTATGTGAACTCAACCGCACGCATGTGCCCGCAACGGGACACGAGTTTGTCATCGACGTCAACCACACCGGGCAACTGCGTCGCTGCTTGACATGCAAACAACAAAAGGCAGCGAGTCGGACCCACTGCGCTAATGGACATAAGTTCACTCCAGACACGACCTATTACCACACCTACACCGGCAAACCGCGCTGCGTAATATGCAAAATGAACTATAAACATGTGCCGCAATTTGGTCACGAGTACATGATCTACCAAACTGCCAACGGCAGGCGCTGCCTGACTTGTTTTGAAGACGAGCAAAAGAGAGCTCGAATGCCATGA
- a CDS encoding recombinase family protein, giving the protein MTDQTRRALIVTRLSKVSDATTSPERQREICEELCQQRGYEVVGIAEDLDVSGSVDPFNRRKRPNLARWLANEEQPFDLLVAYRVDRFTRSIRHLQQLVNWADDHGKLVVSATEAHFDTTSPFAAVVIALMGTVAQMELEAISERNASKSRRDIKLGKYRGSTPPWGYLPEKVDGVWRLLQDKAQVDIIEEVVRRLLDHHQPMQRIAHDLTRRGVLTPKDHFARHRGRKVEGREWSVTQLKRSLLSETMLGYAMSGGEPVRNDDGSPVIRSEPILTREQFDALRVELENRSRRGEPSRASSSLLLRVIYCGMPCSHKQGDEDSPGDCTGVCGEPVYKFNGGSHSQFPRYRCRTMTKAHKCGNRTIRTDEIDRVVEHTVLTLLGESERLERVWDSGCDNSTELSDVEAELSDITGIVGTGPYKAGTPLRAQLDARIAGLTARYETLSSEVVKPSGWSWQGTGEQFSDWWERQDTEGKNIWLRAMNVRIEYDRDQIRIDAGDLTEMARQVSAAGPIADMLELFQTMRDNNIQGITRQLDGTLAPTPCGTDRSNSTEHALELRRP; this is encoded by the coding sequence ATGACCGACCAAACCAGACGAGCACTGATCGTCACTCGCCTATCCAAGGTCAGCGACGCTACGACCTCACCGGAACGCCAACGTGAGATCTGCGAGGAACTGTGCCAGCAGCGCGGGTACGAGGTTGTGGGCATCGCCGAAGACCTCGACGTGTCGGGGTCTGTGGACCCGTTCAACCGGAGGAAACGGCCGAACCTGGCTAGGTGGCTTGCGAACGAAGAACAGCCGTTCGACCTGCTCGTGGCGTACCGAGTAGATCGGTTCACGCGGTCCATCCGGCACCTACAGCAACTCGTCAACTGGGCTGACGACCACGGCAAGCTCGTAGTGTCTGCGACCGAAGCACACTTCGATACCACGTCGCCGTTCGCCGCCGTGGTCATCGCGCTTATGGGCACCGTGGCACAGATGGAGTTGGAGGCGATCAGCGAACGGAACGCTTCGAAGTCCCGCCGTGACATCAAGCTCGGTAAGTACCGGGGATCAACACCTCCGTGGGGATACCTCCCCGAGAAGGTCGATGGCGTCTGGCGGCTGTTACAGGACAAAGCGCAGGTCGACATTATCGAGGAGGTAGTTCGTCGCCTACTCGATCACCACCAGCCGATGCAACGGATCGCCCACGACCTCACCCGTCGCGGCGTCCTCACTCCGAAAGACCACTTCGCCCGACATCGCGGCCGGAAGGTCGAAGGCCGCGAATGGAGTGTTACCCAACTCAAGCGGTCACTGCTCAGTGAGACGATGTTGGGCTACGCCATGTCAGGTGGCGAGCCCGTACGTAACGACGACGGATCGCCCGTCATCCGGTCTGAGCCCATCCTCACCCGCGAACAGTTTGACGCCTTGCGGGTGGAACTCGAGAACAGATCGAGACGAGGTGAACCCAGCAGAGCGTCATCCTCATTGCTGTTACGGGTGATCTACTGCGGAATGCCGTGCTCCCACAAGCAAGGCGACGAAGACTCCCCCGGCGACTGCACCGGCGTCTGCGGTGAGCCCGTCTATAAGTTCAACGGCGGCAGCCATAGCCAGTTCCCTCGGTATCGATGCCGCACGATGACGAAAGCGCACAAGTGCGGGAACCGGACGATCCGCACCGACGAGATAGACAGGGTGGTCGAACATACGGTTCTGACGCTCCTGGGAGAATCCGAACGCCTTGAGCGAGTGTGGGATTCGGGTTGTGACAACTCCACCGAGCTATCCGATGTAGAAGCTGAACTGTCGGACATCACGGGAATCGTCGGCACGGGCCCGTACAAGGCCGGTACCCCGTTGCGCGCTCAGCTCGACGCTCGGATCGCGGGGCTGACTGCCCGCTACGAAACACTGTCTTCAGAGGTTGTAAAGCCATCCGGTTGGTCGTGGCAGGGCACCGGCGAGCAGTTCTCCGATTGGTGGGAGCGCCAAGACACCGAGGGCAAGAACATCTGGCTCCGGGCGATGAACGTCCGCATCGAGTACGACCGCGATCAGATCCGGATAGACGCAGGCGATCTGACCGAGATGGCGCGTCAAGTCAGTGCCGCCGGGCCGATAGCCGACATGCTGGAATTGTTCCAGACCATGAGAGACAACAACATTCAAGGAATCACACGGCAACTGGACGGCACTCTGGCGCCGACGCCGTGTGGCACCGATCGAAGCAATTCAACCGAGCACGCTCTAGAACTCCGAAGGCCGTAA
- a CDS encoding bifunctional DNA primase/polymerase: MPPKKYLKFYVGRNCVVVPGRGRTKAVRKDCGGWSSYQTQWYQSKLTGNAMLKNGTGGLLVVDIDPKNGGSVESLRRRFPDLLDTRTVQTVTPHPDGFGVHLIYTIPDDVRVATNRRLGVGIDVPHWAMLPGSKFVGDDGIERMYELIDDREPAAAPPGLIAAVDKGVKDELLDNESPSYIDPDDSVGLVDALVKKFANAYAGERNETFVQVAPTVIRLKGEEGADMLRNAYTGDDDGWLESALSSALTKYDGSSAPSRVVRTESPYISGALAQTMQSALYGKWPGAGGASDRRVFVGVTQLCLNTGMMHWPASVRTLALVAGLEPKTVSKAVARLVKSGRLYAVETDDGGTPDYAPIPGELTTVLVSKGMPLGIPVVDPLHDVWMSDGLTGRHGQVFDLVSVGITRANDIAKAGGMGYDTARDALSKLVNVGLLLRQGTVYTVPAGVVEIAGRLADELGGTDRREKLASRVLEERLRPRGDAAPAPAVADDNSDDDLRDFHEQELLRQLGLI; encoded by the coding sequence ATGCCGCCGAAGAAGTACTTGAAGTTCTACGTCGGCCGCAATTGTGTCGTGGTTCCTGGACGTGGCAGAACCAAAGCAGTCCGTAAAGACTGCGGCGGTTGGTCTAGTTATCAGACTCAGTGGTATCAGAGCAAGCTCACCGGAAACGCGATGCTCAAGAACGGCACGGGTGGTTTGCTTGTTGTTGACATAGACCCGAAGAATGGCGGATCGGTGGAATCGTTGCGGCGCAGATTCCCGGACCTGCTCGACACTAGGACGGTCCAGACGGTCACACCGCACCCTGACGGCTTCGGGGTGCACCTGATCTACACCATTCCCGACGATGTCCGGGTGGCCACGAATCGCCGACTCGGTGTCGGCATAGACGTTCCGCATTGGGCGATGCTGCCGGGGAGCAAGTTCGTAGGCGACGACGGCATCGAGCGGATGTACGAGTTGATCGACGACCGCGAGCCAGCTGCCGCACCCCCGGGGTTGATTGCGGCTGTAGACAAGGGCGTCAAGGACGAGTTGCTCGACAATGAATCGCCGTCTTACATCGACCCCGACGATTCTGTTGGGTTGGTGGACGCACTCGTCAAGAAGTTCGCCAACGCATACGCAGGGGAACGCAACGAGACGTTTGTTCAAGTCGCTCCGACCGTGATCCGGCTCAAAGGTGAGGAGGGCGCGGACATGCTCAGGAACGCCTATACAGGCGATGACGACGGTTGGCTTGAGAGCGCGCTCAGTAGCGCGCTGACCAAGTACGACGGGAGTAGCGCACCCAGCCGTGTCGTTCGTACCGAGTCGCCGTACATCTCCGGTGCACTGGCGCAGACGATGCAGTCGGCGCTGTACGGTAAGTGGCCGGGTGCTGGCGGTGCCAGCGACCGCAGGGTGTTCGTCGGGGTGACCCAGCTGTGTTTGAACACCGGGATGATGCATTGGCCGGCTAGCGTCAGGACGCTCGCGTTGGTGGCTGGTCTTGAACCGAAGACCGTCAGCAAGGCAGTGGCTCGACTGGTGAAATCGGGGCGTCTGTACGCCGTAGAAACCGATGACGGCGGGACACCCGACTACGCCCCAATACCGGGGGAATTGACCACAGTATTGGTTAGTAAGGGAATGCCCCTAGGCATTCCTGTAGTAGATCCACTTCATGATGTGTGGATGAGTGACGGCCTTACGGGCCGTCATGGTCAAGTGTTCGACTTGGTGAGCGTGGGCATCACCCGCGCGAACGACATCGCCAAAGCAGGGGGCATGGGATACGACACAGCGCGTGATGCGCTGTCGAAGCTGGTGAATGTTGGGTTGCTACTCAGGCAGGGCACGGTCTACACCGTGCCTGCAGGCGTGGTTGAGATTGCAGGTCGATTGGCAGATGAGCTAGGCGGCACCGACCGCCGCGAGAAGTTGGCTTCCCGGGTACTTGAGGAACGGCTCCGTCCACGTGGTGATGCCGCTCCCGCTCCGGCTGTCGCAGACGACAACAGCGACGACGACTTGCGTGACTTCCATGAGCAGGAGCTGCTGCGGCAGCTTGGCCTGATCTAG
- a CDS encoding recombinase family protein, producing the protein MGQRIGYQRVSTVDQNTGRQLDGVELDKVFTDHASGKNTDRPELARAIEYVREGDTLVVHSMDRLARNVEDLRRIVRELTGQGVKVEFVKESLTFAGDDSPMNNLMLTMLGAVAEFERSMILERQREGIAIAKAKGVYKGRKAALTDEQVKVLRGRMAAGESVTALAKEFGVSRQTVYNNAG; encoded by the coding sequence TTGGGTCAGCGCATCGGATACCAGCGAGTCAGCACGGTTGACCAGAACACGGGTCGTCAGCTCGACGGGGTGGAGCTGGACAAGGTGTTCACCGACCATGCCAGCGGCAAGAACACCGACCGGCCTGAGTTGGCCCGTGCCATCGAATACGTACGCGAGGGCGACACGCTCGTCGTGCACTCTATGGACCGTCTCGCACGCAACGTCGAAGACCTGCGCCGGATCGTCCGGGAACTCACCGGCCAGGGTGTCAAGGTCGAGTTCGTCAAAGAGTCGTTGACGTTCGCCGGTGATGACTCACCCATGAACAACCTGATGTTGACGATGCTGGGAGCCGTCGCTGAGTTCGAGCGATCGATGATCCTCGAACGCCAGCGCGAGGGCATCGCCATCGCCAAAGCCAAAGGCGTCTACAAGGGCCGGAAAGCAGCCCTCACCGATGAACAGGTCAAGGTTCTGCGTGGACGCATGGCGGCGGGTGAGTCCGTCACCGCGCTCGCCAAAGAGTTCGGGGTTTCCCGCCAAACCGTTTACAACAACGCGGGCTGA
- the groL gene encoding chaperonin GroEL (60 kDa chaperone family; promotes refolding of misfolded polypeptides especially under stressful conditions; forms two stacked rings of heptamers to form a barrel-shaped 14mer; ends can be capped by GroES; misfolded proteins enter the barrel where they are refolded when GroES binds): MSKLIEYDETARRGIEAGVNKLADAVRVTLGPRGRHVVLAKAFGGPTITNDGVTVAREIDLDDPFENLGAQLVKSVATKTNDVAGDGTTTATVLAQALIKAGLRQVAAGANPISLGSGISKAADAVSEALLAAAIPVSGKEGIAQVATVSSRDEVIGELVGEAMSKVGTDGVVSVEESSTMNTELEFTEGVGFDKGFLSAYFVTDFDSQEAVLDDPLILLHQEKISSLPDLLPMLEKVAESGKPLLIIAEDIEGEALATLVVNSIRKTLKAVAVKSPFFGDRRKAFLEDLAIVTGGQVVNPDAGLVLREVGTDVLGSARRVVVSKDDTIIVEGGGAKDAVEKRVKQLRAEIENSDSEWDREKLQERVAKLAGGVAVIKVGAATETALKERKESVEDAVAAAKAAVEEGIVAGGGSALIQAGEVLEKLRKSLKGDEATGVSVFADALTAPLYWIASNAGLDGAVAISKVRELSAGQGLNAATLEYGDLIKQGVIDPVKVTRSAVLNAASVARMVLTTETAVVEKVSQEDDDHGHGHGHHHHH; encoded by the coding sequence ATGAGCAAACTTATTGAGTACGACGAAACCGCGCGTCGCGGTATCGAGGCCGGCGTGAACAAGCTCGCCGACGCGGTGCGCGTAACGCTGGGCCCGCGCGGCCGGCACGTGGTGCTGGCCAAGGCGTTCGGTGGGCCGACGATCACCAACGACGGCGTCACCGTCGCGCGTGAGATCGACCTGGACGACCCGTTCGAGAACCTGGGTGCCCAGCTGGTGAAGTCGGTGGCCACCAAGACCAACGACGTCGCCGGCGACGGCACCACCACAGCGACTGTGCTGGCGCAAGCGCTGATCAAGGCCGGCCTGCGGCAGGTGGCCGCGGGCGCCAACCCGATCTCGCTGGGCTCCGGCATCAGCAAGGCCGCCGACGCGGTGTCCGAGGCGCTGCTGGCCGCGGCCATCCCGGTGTCGGGCAAGGAGGGCATTGCGCAGGTAGCGACCGTCTCCTCGCGCGACGAGGTGATCGGTGAATTGGTCGGCGAGGCGATGAGCAAGGTCGGCACCGACGGCGTCGTCAGCGTCGAAGAATCGTCGACGATGAACACCGAGCTGGAATTCACCGAGGGCGTCGGCTTCGACAAGGGCTTCCTATCGGCGTACTTCGTGACCGACTTCGATTCGCAGGAGGCCGTGCTCGATGACCCGCTGATCCTGCTGCACCAGGAGAAGATCAGCTCGCTGCCCGACCTGCTTCCGATGCTCGAAAAAGTAGCCGAATCGGGCAAGCCACTGCTGATCATCGCCGAGGACATCGAGGGTGAAGCATTGGCGACGCTGGTGGTGAACTCCATTCGCAAGACCCTCAAGGCGGTTGCGGTCAAGTCGCCGTTCTTCGGCGACCGGCGCAAGGCCTTCCTCGAGGACCTGGCGATCGTGACGGGTGGCCAGGTGGTCAATCCCGATGCCGGTCTGGTGCTACGCGAGGTGGGCACCGATGTGCTGGGCTCGGCCCGGCGCGTGGTGGTCAGCAAGGACGACACCATCATCGTCGAGGGCGGCGGCGCGAAGGACGCGGTGGAAAAGCGTGTCAAGCAGCTGCGTGCCGAGATCGAGAACAGCGATTCGGAATGGGATCGCGAGAAACTCCAGGAGCGGGTGGCCAAGCTGGCCGGCGGCGTGGCCGTGATCAAGGTGGGTGCCGCCACCGAGACTGCGCTCAAGGAGCGCAAGGAAAGCGTCGAGGACGCCGTCGCGGCAGCCAAGGCCGCCGTCGAGGAGGGCATCGTCGCGGGTGGCGGATCGGCGCTCATCCAGGCCGGCGAGGTGTTGGAGAAGCTGCGAAAATCGCTGAAAGGCGACGAGGCCACGGGCGTCAGCGTGTTCGCCGACGCTCTCACCGCGCCGCTGTACTGGATCGCTTCCAACGCCGGGCTCGACGGTGCGGTCGCGATCAGCAAGGTCCGTGAGCTGTCCGCGGGGCAGGGCCTGAACGCCGCGACGCTGGAGTACGGCGACCTGATCAAACAGGGTGTCATCGATCCGGTGAAGGTCACCCGGTCGGCGGTGCTGAACGCGGCGTCGGTGGCCCGCATGGTGCTGACCACCGAGACGGCGGTCGTCGAAAAAGTAAGCCAAGAAGATGATGACCACGGCCATGGCCATGGCCATCATCACCACCACTAA
- the groES gene encoding co-chaperone GroES: protein MAKVKIKPLEDKILVQANEAETTTASGLVIPDTAKEKPQEGTVVAVGPGRWDEDGDKRIPLDVSEGDTVIYSKYGGTEIKYNGEEYLILSARDVLAVVSK from the coding sequence GTGGCGAAGGTGAAGATCAAGCCACTCGAGGACAAGATTCTCGTGCAGGCCAACGAGGCCGAGACCACGACCGCGTCCGGTCTGGTCATTCCTGACACCGCCAAGGAGAAGCCGCAAGAAGGCACCGTCGTCGCAGTCGGCCCTGGCCGGTGGGACGAGGATGGCGACAAGCGGATCCCGCTCGACGTGTCGGAGGGTGACACCGTCATCTACAGCAAGTACGGCGGCACCGAGATCAAGTACAACGGCGAGGAGTACTTGATCCTGTCGGCACGCGACGTGCTGGCTGTCGTTTCCAAGTAA
- the tsaD gene encoding tRNA (adenosine(37)-N6)-threonylcarbamoyltransferase complex transferase subunit TsaD, with the protein MTNILAIETSCDETGVGIARLDADGTVTLLADEVASSVDEHVRFGGVVPEIASRAHLEALGPAMRRALQVAGLERPDVVAATIGPGLAGALLVGVAAAKAYSAAWGVPFYAVNHLGGHLAADVYEHGPLPECVALLVSGGHTHLLHVRSLGEPILELGSTVDDAAGEAYDKVARLLGLGYPGGRVLDELARTCGREAAEIPVFPRGMTGPRDDPHTFSFSGLKTAVARYVESNPDAAAGDIAAGFQEAVADVLTMKAVRAATGLGVGTLLIAGGVAANSRLRELATQSCAEAGLTLRIPRPRLCTDNGAMIASFAAHLVAAGAAPSPLDVASDPGLPVIKGQVG; encoded by the coding sequence ATGACAAACATTTTGGCCATCGAAACCTCTTGCGACGAAACAGGAGTCGGCATCGCACGACTCGACGCCGACGGCACCGTCACCCTGCTGGCCGACGAGGTGGCGTCCAGCGTCGACGAGCATGTCCGGTTCGGCGGCGTGGTCCCCGAAATCGCTTCCCGCGCACACCTGGAGGCGCTCGGTCCGGCCATGCGCCGTGCGCTGCAGGTCGCCGGACTGGAGAGGCCGGACGTCGTCGCGGCCACTATCGGGCCCGGGCTGGCCGGTGCCCTGTTGGTGGGAGTGGCTGCGGCTAAAGCGTATTCGGCCGCGTGGGGGGTGCCGTTCTACGCGGTGAACCATCTGGGCGGGCACCTGGCCGCCGACGTGTACGAGCATGGGCCGTTGCCCGAGTGTGTGGCGCTGCTGGTGTCCGGTGGACACACGCATCTGCTGCATGTGCGCTCGCTCGGCGAGCCGATCCTGGAGCTGGGCAGCACCGTCGACGACGCCGCGGGCGAGGCGTACGACAAGGTCGCGCGGCTGCTGGGGCTGGGCTATCCGGGCGGCCGGGTGCTCGACGAGCTGGCCCGCACCTGCGGCCGGGAGGCCGCGGAGATCCCAGTGTTCCCGCGCGGCATGACTGGCCCGCGAGACGACCCGCATACCTTCAGCTTCTCCGGGCTCAAGACGGCCGTCGCGCGCTACGTGGAGAGCAATCCCGACGCCGCCGCGGGCGACATTGCCGCCGGATTCCAGGAAGCCGTCGCCGACGTGCTGACCATGAAGGCGGTGCGCGCGGCCACCGGGCTCGGGGTGGGGACCCTGCTGATCGCCGGGGGAGTGGCCGCCAACTCGCGGCTGCGGGAGCTGGCCACCCAAAGCTGCGCCGAGGCGGGCCTGACGCTGCGTATCCCCAGGCCACGGCTCTGCACCGACAACGGCGCGATGATCGCGTCGTTCGCCGCGCACCTGGTTGCCGCGGGCGCGGCGCCGTCACCGTTGGACGTGGCCAGCGACCCGGGGCTGCCGGTGATAAAAGGCCAGGTTGGCTGA
- the rimI gene encoding ribosomal protein S18-alanine N-acetyltransferase: MTACGEPVTIGVLTRADAQRCAELEAQLFDGDDPWPAAAFNRELASAHNHYVGARTAGILVGYAGISRLGRTPPFEYEVHTIGVDPQYQGRGIGRLLLGELLEFADGGVVYLEVRTDNEAAIALYISVGFEQIGLRKRYYRVSGADAYTMRRVGAPPACGGAVG; encoded by the coding sequence ATGACGGCCTGCGGCGAGCCCGTGACGATCGGCGTCCTGACCCGCGCCGACGCTCAGCGGTGCGCGGAGTTGGAAGCCCAGCTGTTCGACGGCGACGACCCCTGGCCCGCGGCGGCGTTCAACCGCGAATTGGCCAGTGCCCACAACCATTACGTGGGCGCACGCACCGCGGGCATCCTCGTCGGCTATGCCGGCATTTCCCGGTTGGGCCGCACCCCGCCGTTCGAATACGAGGTGCACACCATCGGCGTCGACCCGCAGTACCAGGGCCGGGGTATCGGCCGGCTGCTGCTCGGCGAGCTGCTCGAGTTCGCCGACGGCGGTGTCGTCTACCTGGAGGTCCGCACCGACAACGAGGCGGCCATCGCGCTCTACATCAGTGTGGGTTTCGAGCAGATCGGCCTGCGCAAGCGCTACTACCGCGTCAGCGGCGCGGACGCGTACACGATGCGGCGGGTGGGGGCACCTCCCGCTTGTGGGGGAGCCGTGGGATGA
- the tsaB gene encoding tRNA (adenosine(37)-N6)-threonylcarbamoyltransferase complex dimerization subunit type 1 TsaB, translating into MNLILTLDTATPAVTAGIVRLSDHTVLAQQVTVDARAHAERLTPNVLAALDDAGLTMTDLDAVVVGCGPGPFTGLRAGIATAAAYGHALGIPVHGVCSLDAIGALTTGDTLVVTDARRREVYWARYRDGVRTAGPAVNAPAGVDRGAAQAVAGSPAHAVLFGLPVCEPVHPTPAGLVAAVSDWSAGPQPLVALYLRRPDAKPLAARP; encoded by the coding sequence GTGAATCTGATCCTCACGCTGGACACCGCGACGCCCGCGGTGACGGCGGGCATTGTGCGGTTGTCCGATCACACCGTGCTGGCCCAGCAGGTCACCGTCGACGCCCGCGCCCACGCCGAACGGCTCACCCCCAACGTGCTCGCCGCGCTGGACGATGCCGGGCTGACGATGACCGACCTCGACGCCGTCGTGGTCGGCTGTGGCCCGGGCCCGTTCACTGGTCTGCGGGCCGGGATCGCCACCGCAGCCGCCTATGGGCATGCGCTGGGCATCCCGGTGCACGGCGTGTGCAGCCTGGACGCCATCGGAGCGCTGACCACCGGCGACACCTTGGTGGTCACCGACGCCCGCCGCCGCGAGGTCTACTGGGCCCGCTACCGCGACGGGGTCCGCACGGCCGGCCCGGCGGTCAACGCCCCCGCCGGCGTCGACCGCGGCGCGGCCCAAGCGGTCGCCGGTTCGCCCGCACACGCGGTGCTGTTCGGACTGCCGGTTTGCGAGCCCGTCCACCCGACGCCGGCCGGGTTGGTGGCCGCCGTGTCCGACTGGTCCGCCGGCCCGCAGCCGTTGGTGGCGTTGTATCTGCGCCGGCCCGACGCCAAACCCCTGGCGGCCCGCCCATGA
- the tsaE gene encoding tRNA (adenosine(37)-N6)-threonylcarbamoyltransferase complex ATPase subunit type 1 TsaE codes for MHPAAPGLRSPRRTGSGTATCDRVEDTIALGAQLGQQLRAGDVVVLSGPLGAGKTVLAKGIAAAMDVDGPVTSPTYVLARVHPPRQAGAPTMIHVDVYRLLDHQGTDLLGELDSLDLDTDLEDAVVVVEWGEGLAERLSERHLDIRLERVSHSDVRIATWEWGRS; via the coding sequence CTGCACCCGGCTGCGCCGGGCTTGCGATCGCCGCGGCGAACAGGATCAGGCACGGCGACCTGCGATCGCGTCGAGGACACGATTGCGCTCGGCGCGCAGCTCGGACAGCAGCTGCGCGCCGGTGACGTCGTGGTGCTCTCCGGTCCGCTCGGAGCGGGAAAGACCGTGCTGGCCAAGGGAATTGCCGCGGCAATGGATGTCGACGGCCCGGTCACGTCGCCGACGTACGTGTTGGCCCGGGTGCACCCGCCGCGACAGGCAGGCGCACCGACGATGATTCACGTCGACGTCTACCGGCTGCTGGACCACCAGGGCACCGACCTGCTCGGCGAACTCGATTCACTGGATCTCGACACCGATCTCGAGGACGCGGTCGTCGTGGTCGAGTGGGGCGAGGGTCTTGCCGAGCGGCTCTCCGAACGTCATCTCGACATCCGGCTGGAGCGGGTCAGCCACTCCGACGTGCGGATCGCGACCTGGGAGTGGGGCCGCTCGTGA